A stretch of the Haloplanus aerogenes genome encodes the following:
- the ccsA gene encoding cytochrome c biogenesis protein CcsA, producing the protein MTPTVGTALLALAFAASLSATAILARAYLVDDDAYLDYVSKLTTAAAVLLLSALLQLTYQFVVTDYTNAYVWENTASYLPLLYRVTGVYAANEGSVLLWAVIVAIVALVAGAVRGIPDRHAKLVHALTLGLVAYFTGMLLLQSPFASIRTEFPQAPPGFVPTTGQGLNPLLVDPYMAIHPPVMFTAYALLAMPFAIGAAHFVSLFRGNGGVFPTWHGSVTRWLRLSWLFLTAAVALGGLWSYTVLGWGGIWAWDPVETAILIPWLFLTATLHAVTAYEPTGRYRILAPAMTASVFALAVYTTSVVRSGVFRSVHSFADGGIGAAFIVLMAVTAGLGVVAPLAYWLLETEDDDEDSTTDGWLRQSNLLHLAVLGFGLLTFVSLWGLTFPLLRDAVTGLEVSVESRYYNLWSYPLVLGILLLLGFYMDYDHERSRRSVVGLGVFAAATLVGAAVAPTETWQLASPRPGDALVYRVVGSASLLSVLPPVAYAIMGTVKRASGRIRAATTRDAKLKETGITFVHVGAALLVLSLPFMYAFAGQASVMATGVGTGSVDRSQQAIPGTEYSIRILGHSRTEFPTDPAAESYALSTEQVIARGPALNGSVQTVHGTVTDVRNGPRATVVQLDDSRVWIGLPDEETNASLATGQHLVARGQLMWDFVPSADAVVLAGPQTVGPASDPPESVAPTRVVAEGVSLAVYDGDRLVTSGIAGQRRYPKQGGMQIRDVLIDRGLLVDTYVIAGVSDGTASITVKRIPFVTLMRLSILSLLVGMALVALFDPRHGVTTGTGIHSTRDTNPEVAD; encoded by the coding sequence ATGACGCCGACCGTCGGCACGGCGTTGCTCGCCCTCGCGTTCGCCGCGTCGCTCTCGGCGACGGCCATCCTCGCTCGCGCCTACCTCGTCGACGACGACGCCTATCTCGACTACGTGTCGAAACTCACCACAGCGGCCGCGGTCCTGCTCCTCTCCGCGCTGCTCCAGCTGACCTACCAGTTCGTCGTCACCGACTACACGAACGCCTACGTCTGGGAGAACACCGCGTCGTATCTCCCCCTGCTGTACCGGGTGACGGGCGTCTACGCCGCCAACGAGGGCTCCGTGTTGCTGTGGGCGGTCATCGTCGCCATCGTCGCTCTGGTGGCCGGCGCCGTCCGCGGCATTCCGGACCGGCACGCCAAACTCGTCCACGCGCTCACCCTCGGCCTCGTCGCGTACTTCACGGGGATGTTGCTGCTCCAGAGCCCGTTCGCGTCGATTCGGACCGAGTTCCCGCAGGCGCCGCCGGGCTTCGTCCCCACGACCGGACAGGGGCTGAATCCGCTGCTGGTGGATCCGTACATGGCGATTCACCCGCCAGTGATGTTCACCGCCTACGCTCTCTTGGCGATGCCCTTCGCCATCGGTGCGGCCCACTTCGTCTCGCTGTTCCGGGGCAACGGCGGCGTCTTTCCGACGTGGCACGGCAGCGTCACCCGGTGGCTGCGGCTGAGCTGGCTGTTTCTGACCGCCGCCGTCGCGCTCGGCGGCCTCTGGTCGTACACCGTCCTCGGCTGGGGCGGTATCTGGGCGTGGGATCCCGTCGAGACGGCGATTCTGATCCCGTGGCTCTTCCTCACCGCGACGCTCCACGCCGTCACCGCCTACGAACCGACGGGTCGGTACCGGATCCTCGCTCCCGCGATGACCGCCAGCGTGTTCGCACTCGCCGTCTACACCACGTCCGTCGTGCGTAGCGGCGTCTTCCGGAGCGTCCACTCCTTCGCCGACGGCGGCATCGGCGCCGCCTTCATCGTCCTCATGGCGGTGACCGCCGGCCTCGGTGTCGTCGCTCCGCTCGCGTACTGGTTGCTCGAAACCGAGGACGACGACGAGGACTCGACCACCGACGGCTGGCTCCGTCAGTCGAACCTCCTCCACCTCGCCGTCCTCGGATTCGGCCTCCTCACGTTCGTCTCGCTGTGGGGGCTCACCTTCCCCCTCCTCCGCGACGCCGTCACCGGCCTCGAAGTCTCCGTCGAGTCGCGGTACTACAACCTGTGGAGCTATCCGCTCGTCCTCGGCATCCTCCTCCTCCTCGGCTTCTACATGGACTACGACCACGAGCGGAGTCGGCGGAGCGTCGTCGGCCTCGGCGTGTTCGCCGCCGCGACGCTCGTCGGCGCCGCCGTGGCACCGACCGAGACGTGGCAGTTGGCGTCCCCCCGACCCGGCGACGCCCTCGTCTACCGGGTCGTGGGGAGTGCGAGCCTCCTCTCGGTGCTTCCGCCGGTGGCCTACGCCATCATGGGCACGGTGAAACGCGCCAGCGGCCGGATTCGAGCGGCGACGACCCGCGACGCGAAACTGAAGGAGACGGGCATCACCTTCGTCCACGTCGGGGCCGCGCTGCTCGTCCTCTCGTTACCCTTCATGTACGCCTTCGCCGGGCAGGCGTCCGTCATGGCGACCGGTGTCGGCACGGGATCGGTCGACCGGTCACAGCAGGCGATTCCCGGCACGGAGTACTCGATTCGCATCCTCGGTCACTCCCGAACCGAGTTCCCCACCGATCCGGCCGCGGAGTCGTACGCGCTCTCGACCGAGCAGGTGATAGCGCGGGGGCCCGCACTGAACGGCTCCGTCCAGACAGTCCACGGCACCGTCACCGACGTGCGAAACGGGCCGCGGGCGACGGTGGTCCAACTCGACGACTCCCGAGTCTGGATCGGCCTCCCCGACGAGGAGACGAACGCCTCGCTCGCCACCGGCCAACACCTCGTGGCGCGCGGGCAACTGATGTGGGACTTCGTCCCGAGCGCCGACGCCGTCGTTCTCGCCGGGCCGCAAACGGTCGGCCCCGCGTCGGATCCGCCGGAGTCCGTCGCCCCGACCCGCGTCGTCGCCGAAGGCGTCTCGCTCGCGGTGTACGACGGCGACCGCCTCGTCACCTCGGGAATCGCCGGCCAGCGTCGGTACCCCAAACAGGGAGGGATGCAGATTCGGGACGTGCTCATCGACCGAGGGCTCCTCGTCGACACCTACGTCATCGCGGGCGTCAGCGACGGGACGGCCTCGATCACCGTCAAGCGCATTCCCTTCGTCACGCTGATGCGACTCAGCATCCTCTCGTTGCTCGTCGGAATGGCGCTCGTCGCGCTGTTCGACCCGCGACACGGCGTGACGACCGGGACGGGCATTCACTCGACCCGTGACACGAACCCGGAGGTTGCAGACTGA
- a CDS encoding carboxypeptidase-like regulatory domain-containing protein, with protein MKRLLALLVVLSCLATVPTATAATSVSGTVTVENGTADGARVTVVPVTQTLQRAGESAQTRVDRSTFSVSAPDAPRYAVRVRYEGTTHYEVLRNTTHAEFSLGGAVEGRVVDEDGTPLSGVAVDVVDDQGFVVTTVETDADGRVAVGPVESNETYHLRATVDGVPYRQSVTASADQPATLTVQPPTSNASALRVAADTRPAYVLQVVPPKNESGVPSVIQTITLRNTADRPFAGSVTLPLPTDASPYAGMVDNREAEYRRTDAGVRLNVTAPANGTVRVGAAYDLSGSTLTTTPRRDVPSLTVVVQGYDPSTVDHSANLRVGDAPVALLVSDGSIGAGESIRLDLRGARRQESQSAATNDAGSAGAASDTGADETGTDPARSNTIPPFPGAAILGAIGSMVLVGLVGYRFAPDD; from the coding sequence ATGAAACGCCTACTCGCTCTCCTCGTCGTCCTCAGTTGTCTCGCTACCGTCCCGACTGCCACGGCCGCCACGTCGGTATCCGGAACCGTCACCGTCGAGAACGGCACCGCGGACGGGGCGCGTGTGACCGTCGTGCCCGTCACGCAGACCCTCCAGCGCGCCGGCGAGTCCGCCCAGACGCGAGTGGACAGATCGACGTTCTCGGTGTCGGCGCCCGACGCGCCGCGCTACGCCGTCCGCGTCCGGTACGAGGGCACGACCCACTACGAAGTGTTGCGGAACACGACCCACGCGGAGTTCTCCCTCGGCGGCGCCGTCGAGGGCCGCGTCGTCGACGAGGATGGAACGCCGCTGTCCGGCGTCGCCGTCGACGTGGTCGACGATCAGGGCTTCGTCGTGACGACGGTCGAGACGGACGCCGACGGCCGTGTCGCCGTCGGCCCCGTCGAATCCAACGAGACGTATCACCTCCGCGCGACGGTCGACGGCGTGCCGTATCGGCAGTCCGTGACCGCCTCGGCGGATCAGCCAGCCACGCTGACGGTGCAACCACCGACGTCGAACGCGTCCGCCCTGCGGGTCGCAGCCGACACCCGACCGGCGTACGTCCTGCAGGTGGTGCCGCCGAAAAACGAGTCGGGCGTGCCGAGCGTCATCCAGACGATCACGCTTCGGAACACCGCCGATCGGCCGTTCGCGGGATCGGTCACGCTCCCCCTGCCGACGGATGCGAGTCCGTACGCGGGGATGGTCGACAACCGTGAGGCCGAGTATCGTCGCACCGACGCCGGCGTCCGTCTCAACGTGACCGCCCCTGCCAACGGCACGGTACGAGTCGGGGCGGCCTACGATCTGTCAGGGTCGACGCTGACGACGACGCCACGCCGCGACGTGCCGTCGCTCACCGTCGTCGTCCAGGGGTACGACCCGAGCACTGTCGACCACTCCGCGAACCTGCGCGTCGGCGACGCACCGGTCGCTCTCCTCGTCAGCGACGGATCTATCGGAGCGGGCGAGTCGATTCGACTCGACCTGCGCGGGGCGCGGCGCCAGGAGAGTCAGTCCGCGGCGACGAACGATGCGGGGAGCGCCGGCGCCGCGAGTGACACGGGCGCCGACGAGACCGGTACGGACCCCGCAAGAAGCAACACCATCCCGCCGTTCCCCGGCGCCGCGATTCTCGGCGCCATCGGAAGTATGGTGCTCGTCGGCCTCGTGGGGTACCGGTTCGCGCCCGACGACTGA
- the priS gene encoding DNA primase small subunit PriS produces MDRRTREYLSGRFGDYYRRADPTLPPDPDAREWGHIPWTRGESTTMVRHQSIYDLGDVGDFLAREAPRHVYFSAARYDDPGAKSMDEKGWCGADLVFDLDADHLPSVDPEMATYAEMLDACKDALYRLLDLLEDDFGFDDLTVVFSGGRGYHVHVRDDGLADLDSEARREIVDYVRAVDLDIEGLVRTRAVGGTTRRELRTGGGWGRRTHRRLEAFIDELRDLDEADARERLTAFDGIGEGRADTLLDAFVDSEAVAQGNVEAGGPGARLLVEALASEAVEAETAPIDEPVTTDTHRLIRLPGSLHGGSGLVVRSIDRSDLDDFDPLVDAVPDRFTGRSIRVEVTDPGTVELDGDSFTLDAGEHSVPECVGVFLMTRDRARKIKE; encoded by the coding sequence ATGGACCGACGGACACGCGAGTACCTCTCGGGGCGCTTCGGTGACTACTACCGGCGTGCCGACCCGACGCTTCCCCCCGATCCGGACGCCCGCGAGTGGGGTCACATCCCGTGGACGCGCGGCGAGTCGACGACGATGGTCCGCCATCAGTCCATCTACGACCTCGGCGACGTGGGTGACTTCCTCGCGCGCGAGGCGCCGCGGCACGTCTACTTCTCGGCCGCGCGCTACGACGACCCCGGCGCGAAGTCGATGGACGAGAAGGGGTGGTGCGGCGCCGACCTCGTTTTCGACCTCGACGCCGACCACCTCCCGAGCGTCGATCCCGAGATGGCCACCTACGCCGAGATGCTCGACGCCTGCAAGGACGCCCTCTATCGCCTGCTCGATCTGCTCGAAGACGACTTCGGCTTCGACGACCTGACCGTGGTGTTCTCCGGTGGCCGCGGCTACCACGTCCACGTCCGCGACGACGGCCTCGCCGACCTAGATTCGGAGGCCCGCCGCGAAATCGTCGACTACGTCCGCGCGGTCGACCTCGACATCGAGGGATTGGTCCGCACCCGCGCGGTCGGCGGGACGACCCGGCGCGAACTCCGGACGGGGGGTGGGTGGGGCCGGCGCACACACCGCCGCCTCGAAGCGTTCATCGACGAGTTGCGCGATCTGGACGAGGCCGACGCCAGAGAGCGCCTGACCGCGTTCGACGGCATCGGCGAGGGGCGGGCGGACACCCTGCTCGACGCCTTCGTCGACAGCGAGGCGGTCGCGCAGGGGAACGTCGAGGCCGGCGGCCCGGGCGCGCGGTTGCTGGTCGAGGCACTCGCCAGCGAGGCGGTCGAGGCCGAGACGGCGCCCATCGACGAACCGGTGACGACGGACACCCACCGGCTGATCCGCCTCCCGGGGAGCCTCCACGGCGGGAGCGGCCTCGTCGTCCGCTCCATCGACCGGTCGGACCTCGACGACTTCGACCCGCTGGTCGACGCCGTCCCCGACCGCTTCACCGGGCGGTCGATCCGCGTCGAGGTGACCGACCCCGGCACGGTCGAACTCGACGGCGACAGTTTTACACTCGATGCTGGTGAGCATTCGGTACCGGAGTGCGTCGGGGTGTTCCTGATGACGCGCGACCGAGCCCGGAAGATCAAAGAATGA
- a CDS encoding mechanosensitive ion channel family protein: protein MDIGAVAQTGTPTPTGPPGELVPLLKWLWGAAAVRVIVAILVVGIGVVLSKFLVRLLGRPVARRFKRQSVAQTVLGLLRVSTVVVATFVAGSIVGLGIGDIVLSVTVFSAVLGIVLAPIVGSIINGVFVLADNPYEIGDMIELENGRRGFVDDITLRYTKIFTLENTFLVVPNSSMRERDVTNYSAEDERTRLSIPLLVTYEGDLEEARQLMERAARNVEGVIEGGPDIRIGSARYPAKPTTLIDAYADSGVRLNLRFWARTPYKIPRIESTVRERIWAGLEDADVEIAYPHQHLLFDENSGRARVAVEDGSDLPPPGAEDASGVTEREPMESDDDGDGE, encoded by the coding sequence ATGGACATCGGGGCGGTCGCGCAAACCGGGACGCCGACACCGACGGGCCCGCCGGGGGAACTCGTGCCGCTGCTGAAGTGGCTGTGGGGCGCCGCGGCCGTTCGGGTCATCGTCGCCATACTCGTCGTCGGCATCGGCGTCGTTCTCTCGAAGTTCCTCGTTCGCCTGCTCGGCCGGCCGGTCGCCCGCCGCTTCAAACGCCAGAGCGTCGCCCAGACCGTCCTCGGCCTGCTCCGCGTCTCGACCGTCGTCGTCGCCACGTTCGTCGCCGGGAGCATCGTCGGCCTCGGTATCGGCGACATCGTCCTCTCCGTCACCGTCTTCTCTGCCGTCCTCGGTATCGTCCTCGCGCCCATCGTCGGGAGCATCATCAACGGCGTGTTCGTCCTCGCGGACAACCCATACGAGATCGGTGACATGATCGAACTGGAGAACGGGCGCCGCGGCTTCGTCGACGACATCACCCTCCGGTACACCAAGATCTTCACCCTCGAGAACACCTTCCTCGTCGTCCCGAACTCCTCGATGCGCGAACGGGACGTGACCAACTACTCCGCGGAGGACGAACGGACGCGGCTGTCGATCCCCCTGCTCGTCACCTACGAGGGGGATCTGGAGGAAGCGCGACAGCTCATGGAACGCGCCGCCCGCAACGTCGAGGGCGTGATCGAGGGTGGACCGGACATCCGCATCGGGAGCGCGCGCTACCCCGCGAAGCCGACCACGCTGATCGACGCCTACGCCGACAGCGGCGTCCGGTTGAACCTCCGTTTCTGGGCGCGGACGCCCTACAAGATCCCGCGGATCGAGTCGACCGTCCGCGAGCGTATCTGGGCGGGGCTGGAGGACGCGGACGTGGAGATCGCCTACCCCCACCAGCACCTCCTGTTCGACGAGAACAGCGGACGCGCTCGGGTCGCCGTCGAGGACGGGAGCGACCTGCCGCCGCCCGGCGCCGAGGACGCGAGCGGCGTGACCGAACGGGAACCGATGGAGAGCGACGACGACGGCGACGGCGAGTGA
- a CDS encoding universal stress protein, with amino-acid sequence MTLVVVPVRYPLSRHSRATLAEAIRIADERDADLTILHVDLYQEGREVTRTELKRAVEAEFGRIDRARYVVRRGFLVEETILDEVAAENADAVVIGSKQVSRWRRTFSRFLDDPNIDQFLREKLDCDVITVSAE; translated from the coding sequence ATGACCCTGGTGGTCGTGCCGGTCCGCTACCCGCTCAGCAGACACTCCCGGGCGACGCTCGCGGAGGCGATTCGCATCGCCGACGAGCGCGACGCCGACCTGACCATCCTCCACGTCGACCTCTATCAGGAGGGTCGGGAAGTGACCCGAACGGAACTCAAGCGGGCGGTCGAAGCGGAGTTCGGCCGGATCGACCGCGCCCGCTACGTCGTCCGCCGGGGCTTTCTGGTCGAGGAGACCATCCTCGACGAGGTGGCGGCGGAGAACGCCGACGCGGTCGTCATCGGGTCGAAACAGGTCAGCCGGTGGCGACGCACCTTCAGCCGCTTTCTCGACGACCCCAACATCGACCAATTCCTGCGTGAGAAACTCGACTGCGACGTGATCACCGTCAGCGCGGAGTAA
- a CDS encoding dodecin, with protein sequence MVFKKITLIGTSPESFDAAADDAIDRAEQTLDNVKWIEVDELGVEIASVENREYQAEVTVAFELEG encoded by the coding sequence ATGGTATTCAAGAAAATCACCCTGATCGGGACGAGTCCGGAGAGCTTCGACGCGGCAGCCGACGACGCCATCGACCGCGCCGAGCAGACGCTGGACAACGTGAAGTGGATCGAAGTCGACGAACTCGGCGTCGAGATTGCGAGCGTCGAGAACCGCGAGTACCAGGCGGAAGTGACGGTGGCGTTCGAACTCGAAGGCTGA
- a CDS encoding alpha/beta hydrolase, giving the protein MAELDPQVEAYLHDLSAEGIPPLYTLGVSEARETYRRLCVVDGATETGVETTDRRVPGPAGPIPIRTYDPSDAVGPVVAFFHGGGWMLGGLDTHDALCRALGAAAESVVVAVDYRRAPEHRFPAPLADCYAATEWIDAEVADDGLVLVGDSAGGNLAAGVSLLAARRGGPTVDRQVLAYPVTNHAFDTNSYTENAQGYFLTRKDMERFWNAYLRSDADGRHPHASPLRTETPSAFPPTTVLTCGFDPLRDEGRAYADRLDAAGVPTTHRSYDDVIHGFLTMLDDPDLDRARDAIDDIAADVRQ; this is encoded by the coding sequence ATGGCCGAACTCGACCCGCAGGTGGAAGCCTACCTGCACGACCTCTCCGCGGAGGGCATCCCGCCGCTGTACACGCTCGGCGTGTCGGAGGCCCGCGAGACGTACCGGCGGCTCTGTGTAGTGGACGGGGCGACGGAGACGGGTGTCGAGACGACGGATCGGCGCGTGCCGGGGCCGGCCGGGCCGATTCCGATCCGGACGTACGATCCCAGCGACGCCGTCGGGCCCGTCGTGGCGTTCTTCCACGGCGGCGGGTGGATGCTCGGCGGCCTCGACACCCACGACGCCCTCTGTCGCGCCCTCGGAGCGGCGGCCGAATCCGTCGTCGTCGCCGTCGACTACCGTCGCGCGCCCGAACACCGATTCCCGGCGCCGCTGGCCGACTGCTACGCGGCGACCGAGTGGATCGATGCGGAGGTGGCCGACGACGGCCTCGTCCTCGTCGGCGACAGCGCTGGCGGCAACCTCGCGGCGGGCGTTTCCCTCCTCGCCGCCCGGCGCGGTGGACCGACCGTCGACCGGCAGGTGCTCGCCTACCCCGTCACGAACCACGCCTTCGACACCAACTCGTACACCGAGAACGCGCAGGGCTACTTCCTCACCCGCAAGGACATGGAGCGGTTCTGGAACGCCTACCTCCGGAGTGACGCGGACGGACGCCATCCCCACGCCTCGCCGCTTCGCACCGAGACGCCGTCGGCCTTCCCGCCGACGACCGTCCTGACCTGTGGGTTCGATCCCCTCCGCGACGAGGGACGAGCCTACGCCGACCGACTGGACGCAGCGGGCGTTCCGACCACCCACCGGTCGTACGACGACGTGATCCACGGCTTCCTGACGATGCTCGACGATCCCGACCTGGATCGGGCACGGGATGCCATCGACGACATCGCCGCGGACGTTCGGCAGTAA
- a CDS encoding thiamine pyrophosphate-dependent dehydrogenase E1 component subunit alpha has protein sequence MSGYDLESVDGRIEALRRMLTIRVFDETAGDRFADGEIPGFVHLYIGEEAVGVGTCAALAEDDYIASTHRGHGHCIAKGLDPEHMMAELYGKADGYCNGKGGSMHIADVDAGMLGANGIVGAGPPMATGAALSIDYQDREQVAVGFLGDGAVAQGQVHEAVNLASTWDLPAIFVIENNQYGEGTPVGKQHNVDNLSDTAAAHDIPGITVDGMDVTAVAEAVGEARERARAGDGPTIVEAETYRFRGHYEGDEQVYRDDEEVERWRQRDPITSFKERLIDRGELTEDEFEEMEAEVEATIADALEYAKEAPYPEPSEAYDDMFGEPVPEIEEFARQAQAQTDGGER, from the coding sequence ATGTCAGGGTACGATCTCGAGTCAGTAGACGGGCGTATCGAAGCACTGCGCCGGATGCTCACGATCCGAGTGTTCGACGAGACGGCGGGGGACCGGTTCGCCGACGGGGAGATTCCCGGATTCGTCCACCTCTATATCGGCGAGGAGGCCGTCGGGGTCGGCACCTGCGCGGCGCTTGCCGAGGACGATTACATCGCCAGCACGCACCGCGGCCACGGTCACTGTATCGCGAAGGGGCTGGACCCCGAGCACATGATGGCCGAACTGTACGGCAAGGCGGACGGCTACTGCAACGGCAAGGGTGGCTCGATGCACATCGCCGACGTGGACGCGGGGATGCTCGGCGCGAACGGCATCGTCGGCGCCGGGCCGCCGATGGCGACGGGCGCGGCCCTCTCCATCGACTATCAGGACCGCGAACAGGTGGCAGTCGGCTTCCTCGGCGACGGTGCCGTCGCGCAGGGACAGGTCCACGAGGCGGTCAACCTCGCGTCGACGTGGGATCTGCCGGCCATCTTCGTCATCGAGAACAACCAGTACGGCGAGGGGACGCCCGTCGGCAAACAGCACAACGTCGACAACCTGAGCGACACCGCGGCCGCCCACGACATCCCGGGCATCACGGTGGACGGGATGGACGTGACGGCCGTCGCGGAGGCGGTCGGCGAAGCCCGTGAACGCGCCCGTGCCGGCGACGGGCCGACCATCGTCGAGGCCGAGACGTATCGCTTCCGCGGCCACTACGAGGGCGACGAACAGGTGTACCGCGACGACGAGGAGGTCGAGCGGTGGCGGCAGCGCGACCCCATCACGTCGTTCAAAGAGCGGCTGATCGACCGCGGCGAACTCACCGAGGACGAGTTCGAGGAGATGGAAGCCGAGGTGGAGGCGACCATCGCGGACGCACTGGAGTACGCCAAGGAGGCGCCGTACCCCGAGCCGAGCGAAGCGTACGACGACATGTTCGGGGAGCCGGTGCCCGAAATCGAGGAGTTCGCGCGACAGGCACAGGCCCAGACCGACGGGGGTGAGCGCTGA